Sequence from the Candidatus Phytoplasma solani genome:
AAGGCTGTTTGAGTTAAGCCATAATCTTGCAAAAAAATCGCTTTATCTTGGGTTTTTAAGAAAGATAATTCTTTTTCTAATTGTAGACATAGAGGAATTACTTTTTTGCCTTTTTGTTGTGCATAAGCTAAGACTTTTTGCAAAAAAGGGTTAGCATTTATATTAATTAAATCACGTTCTTTAATGTTAGCTAGATAAAGAGAGGGTTTTAGAAATAATAAATTAAAGTTTTTGACCATTTTTAACTCTTCATCACTTAAAACCAATTTTTCTGCTATTTCGTTAGTTAAGTGATTTTTGATTTTAGTCAAAAGAGCGTGTTCGATAATTAAATCTTTGTCGCCTTTCTTTTTTTGTTTAGCTATTTTTTGTAAACGCTTTTCAATTTGCTCTAAATCGGATAAAGCCAATTCGGTTTCGATAATTTTAATTTCTTCCAAAGGATCGCTCTTATCCATAACATGAGCGATATTGGGGTCTTCAAAACATTTTACAACATGACAAATAGCATCGACATGACGAATATGACTTAAGAATTGATTCCCTAGTCCTTCACCTTGTGAAGCGCCAGCTACTAAACCAGCGATATCTCTGAACTCTATTAAAGCGGCAATAGTTTTTTTAGAATGAAAAATTTTGGATAAAACTTTTAAACGTGGATCTATAACCTCGACTGTTCCTACG
This genomic interval carries:
- the ychF gene encoding redox-regulated ATPase YchF, which produces MKIGIIGLPNVGKSTLFNALTKLQVLEANYPFATIEPNVGTVEVIDPRLKVLSKIFHSKKTIAALIEFRDIAGLVAGASQGEGLGNQFLSHIRHVDAICHVVKCFEDPNIAHVMDKSDPLEEIKIIETELALSDLEQIEKRLQKIAKQKKKGDKDLIIEHALLTKIKNHLTNEIAEKLVLSDEELKMVKNFNLLFLKPSLYLANIKERDLININANPFLQKVLAYAQQKGKKVIPLCLQLEKELSFLKTQDKAIFLQDYGLTQTAFTRLIQESYQLLGLQTYFTAGPQEVHAWAFTKGLKAPECAKIIHTDFQKGFIKAEVLAYQDLIEAQTFQKSKEKGKVRIEGKDYFVQDGDIITFRFNV